The following coding sequences lie in one Trypanosoma brucei gambiense DAL972 chromosome 7, complete sequence genomic window:
- a CDS encoding retrotransposon hot spot (RHS) protein, putative, which translates to MMRVWYIIQRKLNAWWVEKTESTPPTHIVIGISGIGKSCGVGSFLLHSLLHFHEGMLDVVVYFTDVDAYLIYNKKGNEEGRVVLYEREDVINVIEEMRLKKRGHIIFDINSPKETLPYEIPRNVWGVTVLATPDGVRYKYWMKNLEQTRIILNCDDVRDIKAFVAWKKLSLFPNYTTLDENARAKVKEELEDEWRLVERRVDFVGPLPRYVFSNGAGRREAAVIRYLSSLSCNRRDGYDMMMGKYFEWKGNHFTESLIKIVRERSRYGNLESYHCRPLSVAIGNMILCTLFSTVATLMVEKHSESVYGKVGAYSLETRALVSLLFPGVFCVVTKHLNYLRRLGETEDKRSILKDMTPQQFQLVEQMFLPKTGQNAIGNCKYKVLYRSLEESELFVDGFFFVEDCSRRVADMRDGFPQLGVASKTIVLIQITDNYRKEASVSELQEFMTNIARYFSDWDTFSRNMAWEMIYVNAIYGGVIKTRQRCVNNNTADAEQQTEETQVFWDGIDQYQITFDNKIQKELIIAYHEERKYRDAPAFTRK; encoded by the coding sequence ATGATGCGTGTGTGGTATATAATACAACGAAAATTAAATGCatggtgggtggaaaagacagagagcacaccaccaacacacattgTCATTGGTATATCTGGTATTGGAAAATCATGTGgagttggatcatttttacttcattccctacttcacttccatgaaggaatgcttgatgtCGTTGTGTATTTCACGGATGTGGACGCTTACCTTATATACAACAAGAAGGGGaatgaggaagggagggttgTATTGTACGAGAGAGAAGACGTTATTAATGTTATTGAAGAAATGCgtttgaaaaaaagagggcatattatttttgatattaaTAGTCCTAAGGAGACTCTGCCTTATGAGATCCCAAGAAATGTTTGGGGTGTGACTGTCCTCGCAACCCCAGATGGAGTTCGCTACAAGTACTGGATGAAGAACCTGGAACAAACAAGGATAATTTTAAACTGCGATGACGTACGTGACATTAAGGCGTTTGTGGCCTGGAAGAAACTGTCCCTATTTCCCAACTATACGACTCTCGATGAAAATGCTCGTGCGAAGGTTAAGGAAGAACTAGAGGATGAGTGGAGGTTGGTGGAGAGACGTGTTGACTTTGTGGGGCCGCTGCCTCGTTATGTTTTCAGTAATGGAGCTGGCCGTCGTGAGGCGGCGGTAATAAGGTATCTAAGCAGTCTCAGTTGTAATAGACGAGATGGCTATGATATGATGAtgggaaaatattttgaaTGGAAAGGTAATCATTTCACAGAATCGTTAATAAAGATTGTACGGGAGAGGAGCAGATATGGAAACCTCGAATCATACCACTGTAGACCTCTATCAGTTGCCATTGGGAATATGATACTCTGTACGCTGTTTTCAACTGTTGCAACACTGATGGTTGAGAAACATAGTGAAAGCGTATACGGTAAGGTCGGAGCCTACTCGCTTGAAACAAGGGCTTTggtttcacttctctttcctgGAGTCTTTTGTGTGGTCACAAAACATTTGAACTACCTCCGAAGACTCGGAGAGACGGAAGACAAGCGTAGCATCCTGAAAGATATGACCCCACAACAGTTTCAACTTGTTGAACAAATGTTCTTACCAAAAACTGGACAGAATGCAATTGGAAACTGTAAATACAAAGTGCTCTACAGGTCATTGGAGGAGAGTGAGCTTTTTGTGGatggctttttctttgtggaagATTGCTCTAGAAGGGTTGCGGATATGCGGGATGGTTTTCCACAACTGGGAGTTGCCTCAAAGACTATTGTGCTTATTCAAATAACAGATAAttacaggaaagaagcaagtgTTTCAGAGTTACAGGAATTTATGACAAACATTGCAAGGTATTTTTCCGATTGGGATACCTTTTCTCGTAACATGGCATGGGAGATGATATATGTTAATGCTATTTATGGTGGTGTGATTAAGACGCGGCAACGATgtgtgaacaacaacaccgctgATGCTGAGCAACAAACTGAGGAAACACAAGTATTTTGGGATGGTATTGACCAGTATCAAATAACATTTGATAACAAGATACAGAAAGAGCTTATAATAGCGTATcatgaagagagaaaatatcgAGATGCACCAGCATTCACACGGAAATGA